TTGGCCTGCTCCAGACGATCGGCGACACGCTCGGCGTGGGTGGGGTGTTCCGCGGATTACGCACTATCCCGAAGACGTTGGAAATCGCCCGTGACATCGCGGACGTGGGCGCGCCGGGCTGCACGTTTCTCAACTACACGAATCCGATGGCGATGTTGTGCATGGCGGCCGACCGCGCGGTGGGCGTGCCGATGGTGGGCCTGTGCCACAGCGTGCAAGGCACCAGCCAGCAGCTCGCGAATTACGCGGGGCTCGACGCCAAACACGTCACGTATCGCGTGGCGGGCATCAACCACATGGCGTTCTTCCTCGACTACAAATACCGCGGACAAGACGCGTATCCGCTGTTGTTCAATCTGCTCAACGACGGAGCGTTCACGCAGGACAAAGTGCGCTTCGAGATGATGCGCCGACTCGGTTATTTCGTGACGGAGTCGAGCGAGCACCAGAGCGAATACAATCCGCACTTCATCCATCACGGGAAGTCGGTGATCGAGAAGTTCGACATTCCGATCGACGAATACCTGCGCCGTTGCGAGTCGATCATCGCGACGTGGAAAAAAGCCGAGGCCGAGCTCATCGGCGAGGACGGCGACATCACCGTGAATCCGCAGACGCACGAATACGGCAGCTTCATCATTCACTCGATGGAGACGAACACGCCGCGCGTGATCTATGGCAACGTGCCGAACACCGGACTCATCACGAATCTACCGGACCGCTGCTGTGTGGAGTTGCCGGTGCTGGTGGATGCGCAAGGCTTGCAGCCGACGCACATCGGCGACCTGCCGCCGCAGCTGGCCGCGATTTGCCGGACTAACGTCAACGTGCAGGAGCTCACCGTGGCGGCAGCGCTTACGGGTAAACGTGAACACATTTACCACGCGGTCATGACGGACCCGCATGCGGCCGCGACGCTGCCGCTCGATAAGATCTGGGCGATGTGCGACGAGTTGATCGAGGCGCACCAGAAGGTCGGCCTGCTCGGTGAGTTCGCTCCGACCATCAAGAACACCGGCCGCGCTTACGCGGGCACGGGAGACAAGGTCATCGTGTCGGTGGAACCGGTGAGGCCGTTGGCTGAAGTGTCGGGTGCACCGATCGAGTTTAACTTCACGGCGGTGAACCAAGGGACGACGGCGTTCACCGGGAAGTTGGTCTTCGAAGCCAACGGCGTGGCGGTTCCGATTAAAGGAGGCGCTGTTTCAATCAAGCTCGCTCCCGGTGCGACACTGGTGAAGCGCGTGGTGTTGCAACCCGCCGCGACCACGGCGCTCACGTTGCGCGGGATCTCGACGGATGCGCGTGTGATGGGGCGCGATTACATCTTCAGTCCGCCGCGCGTGATCAAGGTGTCCGCCGCGGACGCCGTGGCAGTGGACGTGGAGTTCATGGCGAACAAACTACTGAAATCCGCGATGACCGTGAAAGGCACCGTGCTGGAAATCACGGGGCGAGTGATCGACACGGCGGTGAAGGTCGATGTGGCCGCGCCGTGGGCAGCCTCGACCATCGAGTTCTTCGTGAAGCCGGCGCGGGTGGGCGGCGGGACGACCCAGTTGTTTTTGTTGCCGCGGGCGAAGGGCGCGACCGTGCTGGGCAAGACGCGCAAGCCCTCGAAGGCGGTGGCTTTCAAGGTGAAGATCGACAAGGGCGGCTACGATTTCACGCTGCGCTGCGATTTGAAAAAACTCGGTGTGCAGGTGAACGCGGGCGAGGCGTTTTACCTCGATTTGTTGATCTCCGCCGGCGCGCTCGGTGATGCCCACGGTTCCTGCCGCGTGGGTTGGAACGGCAAAACGAATAGCTCGTCACGCTCGGAGCACTTCGCGCTCATTGTGCCGGTGTGAGCGGAGTCCGCTTTGAATGATCACCCGGACCGCGCCTGCAAGGTGCGGCTTCCGGGCGGCGTTCAGTGACGCGAGAAAATATCCGCGACGGGATAGCTTGAGCCGTTCAAGGCGGCGTCGGTGAGGAATTCGTGGCTCGCGAGGATCCACTCAAGGCGGAAACCGGTGGACTGACTTCCGTAAACTTCGACGTTTTGATAACGGGAATCGACCACCCACAGACGGGGCACGCGGCAGTCGGAGTAAACCTGTTTTTTGAGGACCGTGTCCGGATGATGATCGCCCGGCTGGAGCACCTCGGCGGCGAGGTAGAGCTCGTTGTTATCGCGACGCACGAGGGCGAGGTCGGGGCAGATGACGGTCCCGGCTCGGAGCGTGAGCGTGGTGCGGCGCGGCAGGAGCTTCAGCGCGGAATTGGCCGGCAGGTGGCGGGCGACCCAGGCGTGGAGACGGTCGCAGAGGACTTCGTGCGGGCCGTTAAGCGGGCCGCGGATGAAGGTCTCGCCGTCGATCAACTCTTCGTAGGGATCGGGCATGCGGTTATTTTTTGATGAGACGGGCCAGCCAGAGAAGCAGCAGACTTCCGCCGATGGCAAAGATCACCTGCATGGCCATGCGGCTGACTTGGGTGAAAACGAACCAGCCGAGAAAGGCGCCGGCACACGAAACAACCAAGGCAACCGGGAGCGCGGTTTTGCCTTTGCCGGTGAGCGCGGAGAGCACTCCGACGATGACGCCGATGACAAGCAGAGTGAAAAACGTCTGGAGATTCATGCGCTCAGGCGGCGGGTGGAATCTGCAGTTTTTGCCAGACGGCCACGGGCACATCCTCGGCGCGGCTTTGCGGGCTGTAGCCGGCGGCGGTAAGCTCGACAAACCAGGCGGCACCGCCGTCGGGGAGCTTGTCGCGAAGGAGGGCGCCGAGCTGCTTGCGACGCTGCTGGAAGCAGGAACGGATGAGGAGCTTCACCTCGGGATCGAACACGAACGGCGCGGGTTTGCGCACGAGGTTGAGCAAGTAGGATTCGACGTCGGGGCGCGGGTGGAAGCACGCGGCGGCGACCTTGTGGCCGGGGGCGATGTCGTAGGCGGACTGGAGGAAAATCGAGATGGCTCCGAATTGTTTGGAGCCGGGCTTGGCGGCGTAGCGTTGCGCGGCTTCCTGCTGGAGCATCAGCACGAGATTGGTCGGCAACGGACCGGAGAACACCGCGTCCATCCATGGGGTAGAGATGGCGTAGGGGAGATTGGCGACGACTTTGAAACCGGCGGCGGCTTTGTCGGCGGGGAGGGCGGCCAGGGGCTGATCGACGGCGTCGCCTTCGAGGAGGTGGAACGTGTTGGGAAACCGGGGCAGGAGCGTGGCCTCGAGGTGAGCGTGGAGGTGGCGGTCGAACTCGACGGCCCAGAGATCGGCGCCGGTTTCGAGGATGGCGGTCGTAAGCGTGCCGAGGCCGGGGCCGACCTCGACCACTGTGTCACCGGCGCGGACGCCGGCGAGTTCGAGTGACTTGAGGACGATGTTGCCGTCCACGAGGAAGTTTTGCCCGAGCGCGCGCTTGGGAAAGTGGCCGAGTTGATCGAGGAGATCGCGGGTGGCTGAAGGAGAGAGAGGCACGGATGATGGGTTAACCACTAATTAGCACTAATGGGCACTAATTTCAGGAAAATCAGAGGATTCGACGTTTCCATTCGAGGCTGGGTTGGGCGCCGAAGTTAACGATATAGCCGACACGTTTTTTGGTGGCGCGGAGATAGTTGATCAGCTGCGCCTCGTGCTCGGGGAGAAGTGTTTTCACGGCTTTGATTTCTACGACAATTTCTCCGATTACGATGAGGTCCGCTTCGTAATATTTTCGGAGCGGCCGTCCTTTGTAGAAAAGTTGGAGTCGGGCTTGAGCGGTAAAAGGAATCGCCCGTTCGGTGAGTTCAAGTTCCAAGCTTTCCTGATATACTTCTTCAAGGAATCCGTGGCCGAGCTGGTTATAAACCTCGAAGCAAGCAGCCATGAAGTCATAGCCCTCTTGCTCGAATACACCCTGTGCTGAATTAGTGCTCATTAGTGTGAATTAGTGGTGGAAATCTGAGGTCTGAGAAGGAAACGGATTAACCACTAATTGGCACTAATGGTCACTAATTTCGGGCAATTAAGAGGTGTGGTTCACGCGGTTTGAAATTCCGTAATCAGGGCGGCGGTGTCGGGGGCCTTCATGAGGGCTTCGCCGCAGAGGATGGCGTGGGCGCCGGCGGCGTGGACGCGGGCGGCGTCGGCACCCGTGAAGATGCCGCTCTCGCTGACGGCGATCACGTGTTTCGGGAACAAGGGTATGAGTCGTTCGCTCAGACCGAGGTCGCACTTGAAGATGGCGAGGTCGCGGTTGTTCACGCCGATGATCTTTGCGCCGTGTTTCACCGCGCGCTCAAGTTCGGACTCGTTGTGAATCTCGAAGAGGGCATCGAGTCCGGCGAATTTGGCGGCGGCGAAGAGCGCGGCGATCTCGTCGTCATTGAGGGCGCGCACGATGATGAGGATGGCGCCGGCGCCGGCTTCGCGGGCCTGAAGGACCTGGATGGGGTGAACCATGAAATCCTTGCGAATACACGGAATGGCGGGGCGGTCTTGGCGGAAGAAATTCGTCACGCCGGTCAAGTCGTCGAGCGTGCCGCCGAAGAATTTTTCGTCGGTGAGGATGGACAGGGCGGAAGCGCCGGCGGTGCGGTAGTTGATGGCCTGATCGGTCGCGGAGAGCGTGGTGGCGGCGATGGCACCGGCGGAAGGCGAGCGGCGTTTGATCTCGGCGATGACGGCGAGTTTACCGTCGTCACGGCGGAGGGCGGCGGCGAAAGACGGGGGCTTGGGGGCCATCGCGTTGAACGCGGCCAGTTCGGGCAGGGACACCGCGCGGATGAGCGGGGCGATCTCCTGTCGTTTCCAAGCCATGATCTCTGTGAGTTTGTCGGACATGTCGTAAGGAACAATAGCCGCAAAGAGGTGCAAAAGGCGCAAGAAACAATCCCGCGGTGATTCGAGGGTTTACCTTTTCACGTCTTTTGCGCCTCTTTGCGGATAATTTATGAGCGCTGTTGCCGATCTTCGCAAAACCATCGCCGCCCTCCGCGCCCCCGGCGGTTGTCCCTGGGATCAGGAGCAAACCCACGCCACGCTGACGCGTTGCCTGATCGATGAAGCCAGCGAGTTGCTCGACACCATCGACCGCCTCGACATGCCCCACATGCGCGAGGAATTGGGCGATGTGTTGATGCAAGTGGTGTTTCATGCGCAACTCGCCGAGGAGGCCGGACACTTCGATCTCGAAGCGGTCGCGGCGGAGGCCAACGACAAGCTCGTGCGCCGGCATCCGCATGTGTTCGGCACGGGCGACAAAATCGGCACGTCCGAGGACGTCATCGTGAAGTGGGAGCAGATCAAGGCGCAGGAAAAGAAGAACGGACCCGTGCAAAAAGGTGTCTTCAAGGACCTGCCGCCGCGACTGCCGGCGTTGATGTTTGCCGAGACGATCTGGAAACAAATCGAAAAGAAAAACCTGTCCGTCGACGGCGTGGTCGATGTCGCCCAAGTGAAAGCGCTCGGCGCACAGCTCGACGAGGCGACGCTCGGGCGGATGTTGTTCGAACTCACGGCGGCGGCGCGCGTCAAGGGACTTGATCCCGAAGGTGCGTTGCGGCTCCACGCCACGCAGGTCATGCGCGATGTCGAAGCCCGCGTTACATCCGCCACCGCCTGAACCGGTGCTTGCGCGCTGGTGGGCGCCGTTTGCGGAATTCCTGGAGAAGGAACGCCGTTACTCGGTGTATACGCTGCGCAACT
This portion of the Rariglobus hedericola genome encodes:
- the rsmA gene encoding 16S rRNA (adenine(1518)-N(6)/adenine(1519)-N(6))-dimethyltransferase RsmA, giving the protein MPLSPSATRDLLDQLGHFPKRALGQNFLVDGNIVLKSLELAGVRAGDTVVEVGPGLGTLTTAILETGADLWAVEFDRHLHAHLEATLLPRFPNTFHLLEGDAVDQPLAALPADKAAAGFKVVANLPYAISTPWMDAVFSGPLPTNLVLMLQQEAAQRYAAKPGSKQFGAISIFLQSAYDIAPGHKVAAACFHPRPDVESYLLNLVRKPAPFVFDPEVKLLIRSCFQQRRKQLGALLRDKLPDGGAAWFVELTAAGYSPQSRAEDVPVAVWQKLQIPPAA
- a CDS encoding MazG family protein, with translation MSAVADLRKTIAALRAPGGCPWDQEQTHATLTRCLIDEASELLDTIDRLDMPHMREELGDVLMQVVFHAQLAEEAGHFDLEAVAAEANDKLVRRHPHVFGTGDKIGTSEDVIVKWEQIKAQEKKNGPVQKGVFKDLPPRLPALMFAETIWKQIEKKNLSVDGVVDVAQVKALGAQLDEATLGRMLFELTAAARVKGLDPEGALRLHATQVMRDVEARVTSATA
- a CDS encoding indole-3-glycerol phosphate synthase TrpC, which gives rise to MSDKLTEIMAWKRQEIAPLIRAVSLPELAAFNAMAPKPPSFAAALRRDDGKLAVIAEIKRRSPSAGAIAATTLSATDQAINYRTAGASALSILTDEKFFGGTLDDLTGVTNFFRQDRPAIPCIRKDFMVHPIQVLQAREAGAGAILIIVRALNDDEIAALFAAAKFAGLDALFEIHNESELERAVKHGAKIIGVNNRDLAIFKCDLGLSERLIPLFPKHVIAVSESGIFTGADAARVHAAGAHAILCGEALMKAPDTAALITEFQTA
- a CDS encoding Uma2 family endonuclease, which encodes MPDPYEELIDGETFIRGPLNGPHEVLCDRLHAWVARHLPANSALKLLPRRTTLTLRAGTVICPDLALVRRDNNELYLAAEVLQPGDHHPDTVLKKQVYSDCRVPRLWVVDSRYQNVEVYGSQSTGFRLEWILASHEFLTDAALNGSSYPVADIFSRH
- a CDS encoding GxxExxY protein codes for the protein MSTNSAQGVFEQEGYDFMAACFEVYNQLGHGFLEEVYQESLELELTERAIPFTAQARLQLFYKGRPLRKYYEADLIVIGEIVVEIKAVKTLLPEHEAQLINYLRATKKRVGYIVNFGAQPSLEWKRRIL